The nucleotide window GACTTTTCCAAAACGCTACGTGCACACACCCGTCACCTACCGACTGGCAAAAGATTTTAATGTGGCTGCCAGCATCATTCGGGCGCAGGTCACGCCTAACCAAATTGGCACCCTGGTCGTAGAGCTATCGGGAGACATTGACCAGTTAGATGCCGCCTTAGACTGGATGCGATCGCACGATATAGCCGTTTCTTTAGCTAGTCGAGAGATTGCGATTGATGATGATGTCTGCGTTCATTGCGGCTTGTGTACGGGCATCTGTCCCACCGAAGCACTGACTTTAGATCCCCAGACCTTTAAGTTAAACTTCACGCGATCGCGCTGTGTTGTCTGCGAGCAGTGTATTCCTACCTGCCCTGTGCAAGCTATTTCTACAAACCTTTAATCCTCTACTACTGCCAATTTTGAATAAGATATTGAGAGATTGTAAGGGAAATCATCCATAATCAATCTCTAGTGGCAATATTGAGTGTTGTGCCCTATCCTGGCGACCGTAGTTAAAGCTACAAATCTCCAGTATTGTCAGTGATAGAACCATTGCAATCGATAAGACCGTCGATACGTACAAGGGAGTGAGTGTTTACATGAAAAAAGTTGAGGCGATTATTCGTCCATTCAAGCTCGATGAAGTCAAGATTGCCCTCGTCAATGCAGGCATCGTCGGGATGACCGTTTCAGAAGTTCGAGGTTTTGGACGGCAAAAAGGTCAAACAGAACGCTACCGGGGTTCTGAGTACACTGTTGAGTTTCTTCAGAAGCTCAAGGTCGAGATCGTTGTGGAAGACGACCAACTCGATATGGTGGTTGACAAAATTATTGCTGCGGCTCGGACGGGCGAAATTGGGGACGGTAAGATTTTTATTAGCTCAGTTGAACAAATTATCCGCATTCGGACAGGTGAGAAAAACATGGAAGCAATCTAGAGAGAGATTGTAGTTCTGCTTATCCAAGTCCCTGAATTCTCTAGAATTCAGGGACTTGTCGCTGTTTAAGCCAGGTTTTTAAGCTGAGGCAAAAGTGCTTGAAAGGCTCGTCCGCGATGACTGATCAGATGCTTGACCTGAGCAGGCATTTCAGCAAAGGTCATTTGCTGAGATGGGACGTAGAATACTGGATCGTACCCAAAGCCGTCCTTTCCTTGGGGTGCGTAAAGAATTTCGCCGGGGCAAATGCCCTC belongs to Timaviella obliquedivisa GSE-PSE-MK23-08B and includes:
- a CDS encoding 4Fe-4S binding protein; the encoded protein is MKKRVTLTFPKRYVHTPVTYRLAKDFNVAASIIRAQVTPNQIGTLVVELSGDIDQLDAALDWMRSHDIAVSLASREIAIDDDVCVHCGLCTGICPTEALTLDPQTFKLNFTRSRCVVCEQCIPTCPVQAISTNL
- a CDS encoding P-II family nitrogen regulator, with the protein product MKKVEAIIRPFKLDEVKIALVNAGIVGMTVSEVRGFGRQKGQTERYRGSEYTVEFLQKLKVEIVVEDDQLDMVVDKIIAAARTGEIGDGKIFISSVEQIIRIRTGEKNMEAI